From the Montipora capricornis isolate CH-2021 chromosome 2, ASM3666992v2, whole genome shotgun sequence genome, one window contains:
- the LOC138038138 gene encoding neuropeptide receptor 22-like, translating into MQYIGLSVAFSFMVLLDLVGNTLVILVFFLNKSMRTAMNRLVLNLAIADMVVAIFVAIQFVIGPMYEHIPGTTGKLLCKLITGGALAWTAALVSVCNLVAISVERYHAVLQPVTSRSKLTKTKLKLIISGCWLTGCLWNAPLFVAVTFREDLGTCGERWPVAILPIVYSLGWSAVAGIIPISIMSYLYSRVVYQLWFETTPARQSASVQKATISRKRATVTVIAVSVIYVICWIPVLVMYLLAQSLPNQMVYSVDHKITILLAMFNSSINPVVYSFTSSRFRQHVAKLFRCKCSTMKFATRLKVF; encoded by the exons ATGCAGTACATTGGTCTCAGCGTAGCTTTCTCCTTCATGGTCCTGTTGGACCTCGTCGGAAACACATTGGTGATcctagttttctttttaaacaagtCAATGAGAACTGCAATGAACCGACTCGTACTTAACTTAGCCATTGCTGACATGGTGGTAGCGATATTCGTCGCCATACAGTTTGTTATTGGGCCAATGTATGAGCATATCCCTGGAACAACAGGCAAACTCTTATGCAAGTTAATAACTGGGGGAGCTTTGGCATGGACTGCAGCGCTTGTGTCAGTATGTAACCTGGTTGCAATTTCAGTGGAAAG ATACCATGCGGTTCTTCAGCCTGTGACTAGTCGCTCCAAACTCACCAAAACCAAACTGAAGCTCATCATTTCTGGCTGCTGGCTCACAGGCTGCCTTTGGAATGCTCCTCTTTTTGTGGCCGTGACGTTCAGAGAAGATCTGGGGACATGTGGCGAGCGTTGGCCAGTTGCGATCCTTCCTATTGTTTATAGCCTGGGGTGGAGTGCAGTGGCGGGAATTATTCCCATCAGCATAATGAGTTATCTTTATTCAAGAGTTGTTTACCAGCTGTGGTTTGAAACAACGCCAGCGCGACAGTCTGCGTCAGTG CAAAAAGCAACAATTTCAAGAAAGAGGGCTACTGTCACAGTCATTGCTGTTAGTGTAATCTACGTCATTTGCTGGATACCAGTTCTCGTGATGTACTTGTTGGCTCAGTCTTTACCAAATCAAATGGTATACAGCGTAGACCACAAGATTACCATTTTACTGGCCATGTTTAACTCCAGTATCAATCCAGTCGTGTATAGTTTCACCAGTTCGCGGTTTCGACAGCACGTAGCGAAGCTCTTCCGATGTAAATGTTCTACGATGAAATTTGCGACGAGGTTAAAGGTGTTTTAA
- the LOC138028203 gene encoding QRFP-like peptide receptor codes for MQYIGLSIAFSFMVLLDLVGNTLVILVFFLNKSMRTAMNRLVLNLAIADMVVAIFVAIQFVIGPMYEHIPGTTGKLLCKFITGGTLAWTAALVSVCTLVAISVERYHAVLQPLTSRSKLTKTKLKLIISGCWLAGCLWNAPLFVAVTFRDDLGTCGERWPVAILPIAYSLGWSAVAGIIPISIMSYLYSRVVYQLWFETTPARQSASVQKATISRKRATVTVIAVSVIYVICWIPVLVMYLLAQSLPNQMVYSVDHKITILLAMFNSSINPVVYSFTSSRFRQHVAKLFRCKCSTMKFATRLKVFLHL; via the exons ATGCAGTACATTGGTCTCAGCATAGCTTTCTCCTTCATGGTTCTGTTGGACCTCGTCGGAAACACATTGGTGATcctagttttctttttaaacaagtCAATGAGAACTGCAATGAACCGACTCGTGCTTAACTTAGCCATTGCTGACATGGTGGTAGCGATATTCGTCGCCATACAGTTTGTTATTGGGCCAATGTATGAGCATATCCCTGGAACAACAGGCAAACTCTTATGCAAGTTTATAACTGGAGGAACGTTGGCATGGACTGCAGCGCTTGTGTCAGTATGTACCCTGGTTGCAATTTCAGTGGAAAG ATACCATGCGGTTCTTCAGCCTCTGACTAGTCGCTCCAAACTCACCAAAACCAAACTAAAACTCATCATTTCTGGTTGCTGGCTCGCAGGCTGCCTTTGGAATGCTCCTCTTTTTGTGGCCGTGACGTTCAGAGATGATCTGGGGACATGTGGCGAACGTTGGCCAGTTGCGATCCTTCCTATTGCTTATAGCCTGGGGTGGAGTGCAGTGGCGGGAATTATTCCCATCAGCATAATGAGTTATCTTTATTCAAGAGTTGTTTACCAGCTGTGGTTCGAAACAACGCCAGCGCGACAGTCTGCGTCAGTG CAAAAAGCAACAATTTCAAGAAAGAGGGCTACTGTCACAGTCATTGCTGTTAGTGTAATCTACGTCATTTGCTGGATACCAGTTCTCGTGATGTACTTGTTGGCTCAGTCTTTACCAAATCAAATGGTATACAGCGTAGACCACAAGATTACCATTTTACTGGCCATGTTTAACTCCAGCATCAATCCAGTCGTGTATAGTTTCACCAGTTCGCGGTTTCGACAGCACGTAGCGAAGCTCTTCCGATGTAAATGTTCTACGATGAAATTTGCGACGAGGTTAAAGGTGTTTTTACACCTTTAa